The sequence GCTGAGCAAAAAATAAGGAATTAAATTAAGTCCATAAAAACACTCTTTGATaaatttgtggggtttttcacCAAAGCCAAAAGAAACAAGGAATCTTTACAGATTTTAGTTCTTGGTATTGACTGTTGTTGATTTAAATTCCATTTAAGCCTattggcaaataaatatttttatctacATTAACTACAGGAGGAAttaaaagtggaaaaataatttctgaaattttttttaatatgcttaCTTTAAGTGGATAAATGCTGACCCTTTCAAGCTAACCAGTTTCCCTTGGTGTGCACACTTATTCTACCAGACTTACCAACCACATTTTAGTGCATAGTGGATGTTGCTGATGCCTTTGATGTGTTTCTTGTTTGAATAATCACCATGCTGTATCTCACTGTTTCTCTCTGTGTAAGCCTGATCTGATGCATGCCCTGTTGCACTGCATGCTGGAGCCAGTGGAATATGCTCGTGTGGTACAGTAtgattccattccattccatcctCACGgagtgctccaggctggggaaaAACCCAATTTGCacctgggaaaagggcaggaaaaatAGCATTAGCATGCAGAGATAGCTTTGAGCTCCTTGGGAAACTTGGCATAGCATATGcaaaataaagagaagaaacTGGTTCTCATTGCTCCAAGTGATCTTCATTGCTCTGAACAGATTTTTTCACAGCCTGTGCCATCCTAAACTGACACCtaggagtgtgtgtgtgtgtgtgtgtagagcTTTCCCAGGCTGGCTTGGGAAGTGTAGGATGTTGGTAAAACCCAGCTTTCCTCTGGTGATTCAGTGTGTGATTGGTGTGTCTGCACAGCAGACAAGAGGTTCTGTTCAATTGTCAATGCCCTGAAGTGTGCCAGGGAtgtttcccagccctgccaggtgttcctgccaggccctgcagtGCATTCTGCTCTTCCTTTCCCACCTGCTTTGCTGCTCAGTTTAGACACAGCCTCCCATAGTGCGTGGATGCTCAGGAATCAGCAACCCTGGAACTTGCAAAACTTGCAAGAAGCAATGCCAAGATTTGTTCTTCAGCTGACTGGCTTTGGCAGCTCCAAAttccctgagggctgcagggtggTTTGCACCAGAGCTTGATTTTGATCAGTAGTAAGTCaaggggagctgtgctggggatgtcacagcctcctcctctctgaCTGTTTTGGAAAggctgtggtttttgtttttgcacAACACCTGAGTTGCACACAGATGTGTGCCATGTTCTGGTTCCCTCTGAGAGAACTTTGCTGCCTGTGGGCAGGACAGGAAATCCATGGATGTGAGTAAGGTATGAGAGGTCACCAGCCCATCAGAAttatttttgctgtgttttgtttctcccaAGCTTTAAGTGTTCTCATGTAGTTCCCCATGTCTCTTTCTTTGGATCTGCTGCATTCATGCATCTGTGTGGAAGGGTTTTGAGTTAAATTGATTATAATAAGTTAAAATGTGTGAATGAAGTGAGGAATCCAGCAGCAATCTGGAATGAGGAAACTGGCAGGAGAGCAACCTGCCCTAGTGCAAGGGCTTGGgttaggtgatctttaaggtcccttccaacccaaaccattctaggattAAAAGGGAAGCACCATTTCCTTCAGAATTGGCTTCCACAGGGAGAAAAGCACAACTTTGTCAGCTGGGTGTGACTTGGGGCAGAATAGCAGAAAGGATCCAGCGAAAAGAGTTTTCAATGCTTAACACAGattcctttttctttgcttttttgggtttttttgtcttttagcCTCTTCAGCATGATGTGAACCCTTGTTTCTCTCTGTAGGTGCGTTACAGAAGGGACCACCTGTCCAGCAGGCAGTTACCCTATTTCCCTGTGCTGGAAGATCTGATGAAGGATGGTAGTGATGGTGCTGCTCTTCTAGCTGTGATTCACTATTATTGTCCAGAGCAAATGAAACTGGATGGTATGTAATAAAGGTTTTGAGGGAATCAAAGGAATAAAAGGCTTTCAGGCTTTGAAAGCTGAACtagaaatacattaaaaaaaaaaaaagcagcacattTAATAGGTAGAGGACTATGGCAGGTTGGAGGCAGGTCACATATGGAATCTGCATTTTAGAAAGAATCTCTCTTGGATCTTGCATTTTTTACTTATTGTATTAAGAAGACTGTGCTCTGTATATTATGAGCCACAAAAGAATCCTTTCTTTTCTAGTTTTAGATGTGGCTTTCTTTGCTCAAATACTGAGCTTGGTTTCAATGCCATAAAAATGGAGTACATGTCCACCAGTGTTAGCTGATAATTCTCATGTTTTTCATGGCATAACTTGGCATTTTAAGATCTAGATTATGAAATAGTTTCTCTCAATCTGCAGAAATTGTCACTCTTGAGCATTGCAAAACTCGAGTTCTCTTCcccagaaaatgtttttcttaatAAATCAATGTCCTTGTTGCATTAACTTCTGCAAATCAACATTTTGTATTGGTTTTTAAATTCTCAGATATGTTGTACCTTGCAGAGCTCCTgagtgttttcagaaggaaCCAGCACTGTGAATCCTAGGAGTAACCTTTTATTATATGCAAATCAAGATGTCTGGTTTTAATTGCTTTTGTATTTTGTCATTATGTGTGTTCTCTGTAGCCTGTTTACCTTTTCTGTGGCTGTGATAGACAGAATCCACTGTGGATTCAGAAATGAATGCAGACCTGATACTGTTCTCTGtggttttcttcctccttttcctgtcCCTCTGGTTCTGAGCAGGTAGAGAAATGTCACTGGTAGCCAGTAAACACCCAGTGCTGGTGTAGAGTCTGTGAAGTTCCTGTATTTAGTGTTCCTGTGAGCTGGGGGTGGAAGGGTGATCCCCTGGGAAAGTGCCAGAACTGACTCAGCCCTGTCTCCTTCCCAGATATCTGTTTGAAGGAGGTGACATCAATTGCAGACAGCCTCTATAACATTCAGCTCTTGAGAGAGTTCTCAAATGAGTACCTGAACAAATGCTTTTACCTCACCTTGGAGGACATGTTGTATGCTCCTTTGGTTTTAAAGGTAAGGAACATGACAAAAGATGTATTTTTCAATAAAGTGTGGGTAAATCAGGAGGGTTTTGTTCATGTGAGgtgtaattttccttttttttctgtttcagccCAATGTCATGGTGTTCATTGCAGAACTCTTCTGGTGGTTTGAGAATGTCAAACCAGACTTTGTACAACCAAGAGATATCCAGGAAATAAAAGATGGTAAGTTTATCAGATAACTGATGGCATGTTATTTAGAAAATACTTAGATTGCAGTGAAACTGTTCCCTAGTGGTGTTTCCTTGGAAGGTTTATTCTTGCTGGGGGTCTTTGAAAAGCAGtaaaatagaaggaaaattaCTCCTAGATCCACTTTTTGGATGGATAATTTTGAGCAGGTAATTTTCCCTCCTAAACCCactaattaattattaatttgtaACTTCCATTAAGCTCACCAAAACACAAAATTCACCCGAACATcacatttaaatttatttaaataaagagCAGTACTTCAGGTTGCAGTGCATACCAAGTTTCCCTTTACCCTTTTCAATGTGAGAGCTTGCTGTGCTGTCCTGCTCCCCTGGCCCCTCTGGGAGGTGCTGATGCTGTCCCTTTGTGCCCAGCCAAGGCAGTGatgcagcagaagagcagccGGCCCCCTGTGCCCATTTCCAACGCCACCAAGCGCAGCTTCCTGGCCACTCCTGCCAGCCcaagcccagcagagctgcagcccccagcccaggcagccccTGAGGCCTGCAGCAGGTACTACCTGCACCCCGAGGAGCCTGACTACCTGTGAGTGTGTCTTCATCTTGTTCCACCTTCTGTTGTGCCTCTCTTGGGGTCACCTGGGGATTGGTGCTGCTGAGTGTTGTCGTTTTGCCACTGAGTGACCTTAGAGCAcccaaaggggctccaggagagctggccAGGGACTTGCTTGGAGCAAGCTGCtcttgtggaaggtgtccatggAAATGAGTCTTTAaggctccttccaacccaaccatCCTGGGGTTCTGTGAAAACAAACTTCAGCACGATCTGATGTGGTTAATGGAAAGGGTTTTCAGCTGACATAAGTTTCATGGTGAACTCTAAGTTACTTCAGTTTGCTTTGTCTTGAATTTACTATTTACATAGCATTGTCTTAAATCTACTGCATTTAGAAACTTAGTTTAATTTCAGGTAATAGGTTTACTTTTGTGTTGTTACATGTGAAAAACTTCTTGTTAAGGAACTTCTTAAAAATTCATGATATTACGTTTTAAAGAGAATGAGGGTAACTTACCTGTGTGACTTTGCCATTTGATATTTTTTCTGATTATAGAAGACAAAATTCTTTGTAGTAATGAATTTTTGCCTTTCTGAATTAGTGGCAAAGGAGGAAGCCCTGCCTTCAGCCCTTCCCATCCACTGCTGCCTTTGAGgcaaaagcaacaaaaatctTTACAGGGAGAAGACAGCCCTGGTAAGTCTGCCTTGAACTCACCTTTCAACAAACAATGGCTGTCAATgtcaataaaataattaattaaaatataagtTAATTTCTATAAATTATTCAGAATTGAATTAATCTGCAGTAACACAAGTGGGTGAGCATGTTGAGTTTCAGTAAATCTTAAAGAACTTTTAAGAAACTTAGTGgattctaatttttttcaggCTTTGACAGTGtctggtggcagctgcagcaaatCTGTTTTCTGCTGCCCTCTGTTGGGGAAGGAGTTGATTCTGTTTCTATGTTTGCTGTTAaatgaggcagcagtgctggtttAATGACCATTTCTAAactgttaaaaattaaaaaccatttCAGGCCATCGGCACCGTTCGAATTCTCTGACCCGCGTTGATGGGCAGCCACGAGGGGCAGTTCTGGCATGGCCAGAGAAGAAACCCAGGTAATTATTTATTACAGCATTGCTTGAGGAAGTGATACTGGGACAATTTGATTGTGGTAATGTGGTATCACTGCCCTAGAACTGCACTGACAGTcacttaattttgttttttccttatgtGCACTTTCAGAGCTGACTGCTTTTAGATTTGCAATTGAAAATACGTTAGCCGTGATTTTCAGCAAGTGCTGTTGAAAATGGAAGTGTCTGAAGTTGCTGCTTGGTATTGCTGGTCACTTGTGGTACAggatgcattttaaaaataaaacaccaaTTTTTGCTGTCTGTATCATGGTCTTTATTTCAACAAATTGTACCTTGTCGTGCTTGAGTGTTAGTAGATTCTTCTTGTGTTTTCTAGGCCTCTGTCTCAGCCAACACCATTTGCTCTTCATCATTCTGCCAGTACTGATGTGGACCCTGGCTCTGGTGACAGCATTAGCCTGGCCAGGTCCATCAGCAAGGACAGTCTTGCTTCCAACATTGTCAATGTAACCCCCAAAAATCAGCCCCACCCTCCATCAGTGAAAGCTAACGGGAAGAGCTTGCTGAACAACGTAGAGATGGAGGATGAAGATGAAGAGCTCATTGCAATCATCAGATCTGAAGAAAGGCCAAACCGTGGTGACCCTGAGGTGCAGAATGCAGCAGCCAGGGTGCCCAGCATAGTGGCCACGGCGTGGTCCCCAAAAACAAACAGCGACCCTTCGGACAGCAAAGCTGAGAGTTTTTACCTGGAGCCTTTAATGCCTGCGGTCCTGAAACCAGCCAAGGAAAAACAGGTCATCAATAAAGAGGATGAGTGTGGGGAGGGGAAACAGAGGAGTTTTGTGACAAAGAGGTTAAATGAAGGACACTTGTCTTTGGTCCGCAAGAAAGCCACGAGCAGTCATGGTGAGCATGACCTCAACAGGACTTTTACTCCAATTTCTAGCTCTGATTTCACTCCAGTTGCAGATCCCAGTTCTGCAGATGCAGTGGCCCTGGGGGAAGCAGGTATAGAAGCTTCCAGACCTTTGGCTAGTAGCAGTTTAGATCCTTCCTCTCAGGAGCTATCTGCTGGAGGATTCTTTCTTCATGCTGCTAAACCTGATGATGAGGTAACGAGTAAAGTCAATGTGAGTtatgggaaggggctcagcctgcacGTTCAGGACACAACCTGGACCATGGTGAGGCAGGACTCCGAGCCAGATCTCCTGGACATGGAAGATGCCGACCAGGATTTGGTGGCCATAGACAACCATCCTATAGTCACTAAGTACATTGGTGAGGAGGAATCTGCCAAGCTGCAGGAGGACATGAAGGTGAAGGAGCACGAGGACAAGGACGACGCCAGCGGCcgctccagcccctgcctgaGCACCATTTCCCAGGTGAGCAGCGTGTCCATGGCCAGCGGCAGTGTCCGCATGACCAGCTTTGCAGAGAGGAAGCTGCAGAGGCTCAACAGCTACGAGACCAAGTCCAGCACCAGCAGttcccaaaaaaccaccccagatGGGTCAGAAAGCTGCCCAGCACCACTGACCACGTGGAAACAAAAGCGAGAGCAGAGCCCCAACAGGCAGAACAAAGACAATGTTAATCTTTTAGCTTCGGAGCTGGTGCAGCTCCACATGCAGCTGGAAGAGAAGCGCAGGGCCATAGAGGCTCAGAAGAAGAAGATGGAAGCCTTATCAGCAAGGCAGAGATTAAAATTGGGCAAGGCAGCTTTCCTGCATGTTGTGAAAAAAGGGAAGTCTCCTGATGGTCCACAGCCTCTTAAACCAGAACATTTTGCAAAAGAATATTCCCGGCACAATGGGGAAGATTTAGATGAGGTTTCTTTGGGTTCCAAATCCGAGGAGTTCCTTGTGaaagaggaggagagagaagaaatGCTCAACGATTCTCAAGAAGTAGCAAAAGTAAAAATGCAGGAAAGCCTGGCTTTTGCTGAGCAACACAAACCAAAAGACCCTGCTGCTATACACGATTTGGAAAAAAGTAACATTATTTCTGTTGCCCTCCTAGAAGACAACGTGACTGAAGCAGATATCAATGAATGTGATCTTTCTATCGAGAAGCTGAACGAAACAATCAGCACCCTGCAGCAGGCCATCTTAAAGAtatcccagcagcaggagctgctcatgaAATCTCCAACAGTGCCATCCCCAGGAAGCAGAAGTAACTCTCAGGACCAAAAGGTGAAACCTTCGATTCATTTTGTTGAGCCCCTGTCTCCAACTGGAATGAACAGCCTGCGGAAGCCGCCGCGGCTCGGCCAAGGCAGGACTGCCCGGCCAGGGAGGCCTTCAGAGCTGAAGGTCCCCAAGGACAGGCAGCAGAATTCAGCACGTGTTAAAACCCCAACACCCAGCCTAGAAAACCTTCCACATCTGAGACCTTTCCCACCCAATAGCTCGGCAAAGACACCCACGGAAGCGGGGCTGGAAGGCAGCCCTGATCATGGAAGTGGTTCCCAGGAGAAGTGTTTCTTTGATACCTATAGACTTCATGATGAGAGCAATCAAAGGGCACTTGTTCTCTCCACCTCCAAAGACGCAAATATTCTGTCTGAAATGAGCAAAGAGGTGAATAACAGCTTCAAGGAAACGGGGTTGAATTCTTCTGATggctcaggaaaagaaaatgtccCAGTGGATGAGCCCCTGAGAAGCAAGGCTAATCTCATTGAAGTAGATTTGTCTGACTTGAAAGCTCCAGATGAAGGAGAACTTGAAAACCAGGATAGCTCCGCGGATATGATTAGTGAAGGTGATCAGAAGTctggtgtgggttttttcttcaaGGTAAATGTGTTACCTTCCTCTCTTTGGTTCATGTTACACACTCACCCAGCATTAGAACTGGTGTTTCCCAGGCTCCTGATGGAGCACAGCCCTTATTGGTTGCAATATTTGggtattgaaaaaaaacccagttacttctggaaaaggagagagatCTGCTCTCAAAACATTTCATGTCTCAATTTGTGTTTAACAATGATTATTGTCAATACCACAAATGTGCTGACATGAtactttctcttttaatttctctttcaagAAAGTCAAACTAGTCTCAATCTCAGGGAATTTAGCTTTTGGGGTCTTTGTAGTGTGGTTAATTTGGACTGATTGTCATTCACTGGGATTATTTGTGATGTCCATTCTGGCCCACATCATAGCTGCGTTGTACTTTGCAGGTCTAGAAGGTTTTGTGATaattaaagatatttaaaaacaaatcagaGTAAGATGAGCCCCTTTTTCTCCTCACAGACTTAAGGGAACACTAAAACTCtctcttaattttttcttgAGCAACAAGAGGTTTTGATTTACactaaaatgtaaaaatttcCAAACGTAATAGTTTCTCTTCAAATTTTCCTGGAATCATCAGCGATCTTGTGATGTGCAGCTTAATATATTGTCCCCTGTTCCTTGAATTTTGCATGCCTTTGGATTTTTCAGGATGAACAGAAGGCAGAGGATGAGCTGGCCAAGAAACGTGCGGCGTTCCTCCTGAAACAGCAGCGCAAGGCCGAGGAGGCGCGGCTGCgcaagcagcagctggaggctgaGGTGGAGCAGAAAAGGGATGAAGCTCGGTAATGATGcacaaaaaaaagaatttctCTTTCTTGGAAGGTCAGGAGTTGTTCCGTGCTGAATGCTCTGTCCTTGTGTTCTGTGGCAGCCGCAAAGCTGAGGAGGATCGGATacggaaggaggaggagaaggctcGGAGGGAGCTCATCAAGCAGGAATATCTGaggaaaaaacagcagcaaatttTGGAGGAGCAAGGGCTTGGGAAGCCCAAATCCAAGCCTAAAAAACCCAGGCCAAAGTCAGTCCATCGAGAGGAATCTTACAGTGATTCAGGCACGAAGTGTTCTTCCACACGTAAGGATCTGGCCGTGTTTGCTCTCCCCGAGTTTCAAATCTGCTGTAGCCAAATGTGTTTgacattttctctgcttttttctaGCTGATAATTTGAGCAGTGCTCAGTCTGGTTCCAGTCTGTCTTTGGCCTCAGCAGCAACAACTGAGCCTGAAAGTGTTCACTCTGGTGGCACTCCCTCGCAGAGGTACAGCCAGCTTCTCTTGGGTGTCTCTGGCCTGGGGGTGAACAGTTTTGGGCTTCAGAGCTCTTTGCTTCCCCTCACTGGCACAGGAGCACAATCAGCATTGCTGAATTCATCTGGTTTATgtggctgccagctgcagcGTTCTGTACAAACTtgcaattttgttttattttctcccagAGGAGTCAGAGTTTTGCTTTGATTTCTAGCAAGGAGAATCTGACTG is a genomic window of Passer domesticus isolate bPasDom1 chromosome 18, bPasDom1.hap1, whole genome shotgun sequence containing:
- the CAMSAP1 gene encoding calmodulin-regulated spectrin-associated protein 1 isoform X2 — translated: MGVRARSLCCFSGARRGKEPQMVDVDVCAGGDSTRRKMDALADSAVEIVPLELYDSARAKIAANLQWICAKAYGIDNVPEELKDPFYIDQYEQEHIKPPVIKLLLSSELYCRVCSLILKGDQVAALQGHQSVIQALARKGIYVMESDDTPVSESDLGSAPIKMSSHMAMIDALMMAYTVEMISIEKVVASVKRFSTFSASKELPYDLEDAMVFWINKVNLKMREITEKEIKLKQQLMESPGHQKSPSKWYWKLVPVRYRRDHLSSRQLPYFPVLEDLMKDGSDGAALLAVIHYYCPEQMKLDDICLKEVTSIADSLYNIQLLREFSNEYLNKCFYLTLEDMLYAPLVLKPNVMVFIAELFWWFENVKPDFVQPRDIQEIKDAKAVMQQKSSRPPVPISNATKRSFLATPASPSPAELQPPAQAAPEACSRYYLHPEEPDYLGKGGSPAFSPSHPLLPLRQKQQKSLQGEDSPGHRHRSNSLTRVDGQPRGAVLAWPEKKPRPLSQPTPFALHHSASTDVDPGSGDSISLARSISKDSLASNIVNVTPKNQPHPPSVKANGKSLLNNVEMEDEDEELIAIIRSEERPNRGDPEVQNAAARVPSIVATAWSPKTNSDPSDSKAESFYLEPLMPAVLKPAKEKQVINKEDECGEGKQRSFVTKRLNEGHLSLVRKKATSSHGEHDLNRTFTPISSSDFTPVADPSSADAVALGEAGIEASRPLASSSLDPSSQELSAGGFFLHAAKPDDEVTSKVNVSYGKGLSLHVQDTTWTMVRQDSEPDLLDMEDADQDLVAIDNHPIVTKYIGEEESAKLQEDMKVKEHEDKDDASGRSSPCLSTISQVSSVSMASGSVRMTSFAERKLQRLNSYETKSSTSSSQKTTPDGSESCPAPLTTWKQKREQSPNRQNKDNVNLLASELVQLHMQLEEKRRAIEAQKKKMEALSARQRLKLGKAAFLHVVKKGKSPDGPQPLKPEHFAKEYSRHNGEDLDEVSLGSKSEEFLVKEEEREEMLNDSQEVAKVKMQESLAFAEQHKPKDPAAIHDLEKSNIISVALLEDNVTEADINECDLSIEKLNETISTLQQAILKISQQQELLMKSPTVPSPGSRSNSQDQKVKPSIHFVEPLSPTGMNSLRKPPRLGQGRTARPGRPSELKVPKDRQQNSARVKTPTPSLENLPHLRPFPPNSSAKTPTEAGLEGSPDHGSGSQEKCFFDTYRLHDESNQRALVLSTSKDANILSEMSKEVNNSFKETGLNSSDGSGKENVPVDEPLRSKANLIEVDLSDLKAPDEGELENQDSSADMISEGDQKSGVGFFFKDEQKAEDELAKKRAAFLLKQQRKAEEARLRKQQLEAEVEQKRDEARRKAEEDRIRKEEEKARRELIKQEYLRKKQQQILEEQGLGKPKSKPKKPRPKSVHREESYSDSGTKCSSTPDNLSSAQSGSSLSLASAATTEPESVHSGGTPSQRVESMESLPILSRNPSRNTERDWENASTASSIASVAEYTGPKLFKEPSSKSNKPIIHNAISHCCLAGKVNEPHKNSILEELEKCDANHYIILFRDAGCQFRALYCYYPDTEEIYKLTGTGPKSITKKMIDKLYKYSSDRKQFNVIPAKTMSVSVDALTIHNHLWQAKRPAVPKKSQTRK